The genomic region AACCCCGTAACTTACTCTTATAGCCCTTTACTATTGCCTACAACTAAGCCATAATACCACTATGAACATCCTACTACTCTATGGCGGTAGATCCAGTGAGCATGAAGTGTCAATCAGTTCTGCTACAAACTTTCTTAAAGGGTTAAAACAAAATCAATATGATACTTATTTGGTAAAAATTTTACAAGACAATACTTGGATTTATCAAGATGACCAGTCAAAACCCCTTGAGCATACTAATCCAAAAGGTATCCAGGTATGTCTAGCCCCTATCGGGAACAAAGTCTGGCTAATAGAAATCCAATCTGGTAAAAAAATCTTTGAAGTAAATCTGGTTGCCCCTATAATGCATGGTCAAACGGCAGAAGATGGTGCAATTCAGGGCTTGTGTGAATTCTATGATATAGCTTACATTGGTCCAGGTATACTGGCTTCAGCCACTTCTTTTAATAAATTAGTCACAAAAGAGCTTGTATCCAAGACTTATGTCAACCAGGCAAAGTATTTAGCACTAACTAGATTAAATCAGATCAGTGAGCTAGATATCGTTAATGATCTAGGTCTACCAGCCTTCATCAAACCAGCAAGCCTAGGTTCGTCAGTTGGTGTCAGTAAAGTCACCGATAAAGCTGGACTAAGCCAGGCAATCAAGACTGCACTTAGCTATGATAATCAAGTGCTAATTGAGGAAGCAATTGATGGTCGAGAAGTAGAATGCGCTATCTTGGGAAATTCAGACCCAATTGCTTCGCCCACAGCTAGTATCATTACTAAGAATTTTTATGACTACCAAACCAAATATCATGGCTCTAATCCTCCAAATATCGAATTGCCTTCCGAGATAGATCCCGAAATAGAAGCTCGGATTAAATCTCAAGCTATAGAAATATTCAGGGTTCTTGGTTGCAAGGGGATGAGTAGAGTTGACTTCTTCTTAACCAAGAATAACCAAATAATATTCAACGAGATTAATACCATACCTGGTTTCACTCAATATAGTATGTACCCCAAAATGATCGAGTTGCTAGGAATTGACATCGGACAACTTACCAAGCGGCTTGTAGAATTAGCCCTAACAGCCAAGTTACAACGACAAAGTCTTAGCCTATAGCTTAAAGTTTCTTTCTTTTTTATCTCGCCAATCCTTGCTTTGTCTGACCAATTGATCTCGTAGTTCTGGAGCAATTGTCGCTATTACCTCCTCACTATATACTTGATTTTGGCTACCTTTGACCAAGACAGTGTCGCCTGATTTTAACTCTCTAGCTAATACCTTTCCAAGGGTATACGGATCTGAATAATATTCAAAATCTGCTTGATCAAAATATCTAGCCAATTTCTCAACTTCTGGACCCAACCCATAGACTTTATCTACTAGATGATTGGCTTGCTTGGCTACCCGAATATGCTCCTGACTAGTCAGTCTGCCTAGTTCATTCATCTGACCAAATACAAAAACTTTCCTTCCATCTCCAGCCAACTCTACCAATGTATCTAGACCTGCCAGGATGGAGACTGCACTAGCATTATAGCTATCGTCAATGATTCTAACCTGATTATCTGATATTAACAACCTAGAGCGACCAGCCACTGCCTGAAGCTTATTATAGTCTTCTACCGACCATTCAATCCCCAGAGAGTCCAGTGTCGCGAGTCCAGCGAGCCCAGCAGCCAACTGCACCCTACTGATCAATTGACTAGCAAACTCCAGATCCCTATTTGGGGTTCGTAATCTACCAGCCAACCCTTGGCTGAGCAAATTGACAAACTCTAGGCAATAATCTGCCTCCTGACCAACTGCTGAGTAACTCAATCTATTACCTTTGAGTGACTTAGCTTCTTGACTAATCAAATCAAAATCTTGACTGTAAATTACTGCCTGTCTAGCCACTTGAGCTAGCTTCCATTTTTCGGTTAGAACTGCTTGGATAGAACCAAATCCTTCTGTATGAGCTGCACCAATACCTGTGATAATTGCTATATCTGGCTTAATATAGCTCAAAAAATGAGTAATGTCACCCGGTTTATCCGCTCCCATTTCAAGCAATAGATAATCATAAGGATACTTCAGAGCTAACCATGTGACCCGCAATAAAATTTTTGACCACTGAACAATCGAGCTTAGATCGGAGGGTATGGACTGTTCAAAGATCACCATCGGTAGGCCGATCTCTGTATTGTAGCCACTCTTTCCTCGATTGTATTGAACCTTCCCGTTGAGCAACTGATCAATCATACTCCTAGTAGTGGTCTTACCTATACTACCAGTGATCGCTATAACTTTTGGCTTATGGATTACTAGCATCCACCTAACCATCATCTCTAAGTAACTTTGGACAAATTTAGCAAAGATTTTTCTCATTTTTTGATTAGCTCCAATAAATCCTCAATCCTTTTGATAGCCTGTTTACTATTACCAGACATAATGGTTCGCTTAAGTCCCATCTTCTTAGCTTCTTCTAGCCTGAGATTTGATCCCCTGACCGGCCTAATCTCTCCACTTAATCCAACCTCACCAAAAACTACCAGATCCGATCCGAGTTTTTGATCAAAATAGATCGAGATAATCGCTGCAGCCACCGCCAAATCTATTCCTGGATCATCCACCTTAATCCCACCTACTAGATTTACATAGACATCATATTGATCTAGCTTGAGCTTGGCTCGTTTGGACAAAACAGCTATTAGCATCTGTAATCGATTCAGATCAAAACCAACAGAAGTCCGTTTGGGATATCCAAAATTGGTCTTATTGATTAGAGCCTGGACTTCTATCAAGATTGAACGATTGCCCTCGAGTGCTGGATAGACAACACTGCCCGACTGATCTTGGCGAAATTCTAGCAACCTTTCACTCGGATTTGAGACCTCTTCCATCCCTCTTTCACCCATCGCAAAAATTGCTAGTGATTGATTGTTGCCAAAACGATTCTTGCTCGCCATCAAGATCTTGAGCTCAGAATTACGATCACCATCCAAATGAAGAACAGTATCTACCATATGCTCCAAGAGCTTTGGACCAGCTATATCTCCCCCCTTGGTCACCTGACCCACCAGAATGATTGCTGTATTGGTCAGCTTTGCCGCTTCGACCAAAAGATTTGTGACAGTAGTAATCTGACTAACGCTACCAGCCACAGTATCAACCTGACCAGAACGAATCGTTTGGACAGAATCAATAATCACTAGATCTGTCTGACCATCAGCCAAATGTCCAATCAAATTCTCAATCCTGGTATCCGTAGTGATCATCAATTGATCCCCTATCCCGTCAGTAGTCAATCTTTGCAACCGCATCCCGAGCTGAGTTTTTGACTCCTCACCACTCAGATAAATCAACTTACTTTGAGCTGAGAGATTTAATGCCAATTGACCCAATAGGGTTGATTTACCTATACCTGGCTGCCCTGACAATAAACTAATCGATCCCGGTACTATACCACCGCCAAATACTTGGTCTAAGCTTTTAATCCCAGTAGATAATCTAGTATTTGTGGTATGCTTGATTTCTTGGTAGGGAATCAATTCAAGTGCTTGAGAATGAACCCCACCCTTGATTTGATTGCTTACTTGCTTGAGGCTATCCCAACTCCCACACTGCAGACACTTGCCACTCCATCTCGATGACTTGGCTTGGCAATTTTGACAGATATACTCCACTTGATCATACTACCTTGTTACAACTTTACCATCTTGGTAATCTAGCCTAATTTTGCCTGGTACTTGGGCTAGCAGTAAATTATCAGCTAGTACGGATTCGAGTTGATCTTGCAAGATTCGATCAATTGATCTAGCACCATAACGCGTACTAAACCCAGTCTCTAATAAATGATTTTTAAGCCTTGGACTATAAGTCAAGCTAACACTTTTTGATCTTGCACGATTGGCTAGCCTAATTAATTTTTGATCTAGAATTAATTTGCTGGCTTCTTTGGTGAGATGTGAAAATCCCAAGATATAATCTATTCGATTCAAAAACTCTGGTCGAAAAGTATCTTCCAGGCTATCCCTAACCTTGCTAGGGATAGAGGCTTCTTGGTCTTCAATACTACCAGCAAATCCAAGGGAACTAGACTTACCGAAATATTCAGCACCAATATTGGCAGTCATGATGATGGTAGTATTTCTAAAATTAATTTCTCTTGAGCTAGAGTCTGTCAGAATTCCATTATCCAATATTTGCAATAGTAGATTGAATATTGCTGGATTGGCTTTCTCAATCTCATCAAACAAGATTAAACTATAAGGCTTTCTTCTAACTTTTTCCAAAAATCCAATCTGGTCTTGATACCCTACATACCCCGGAGGAGCACCGGTCAGTTTTGCCCCGTGATGCTTCTCGCTAAATTCACTCATATCGACCCGAATCATCGCATCTCGACTACCATAGAGTTCATTAGCAATCACCTTAGCCAACTCTGTCTTGCCAACACCTGTTGGACCCAGGAATAATAGACTAGCCAAAGGTCGATCCTCTATTGTCAACCCAACTTGACCACGCTTCAAAGCAGAGCTCACCGCTGAGATTACTCCAGGTTGACCTACTACCTGATTTGCAAGTCTTTGCTCCAAATCAATGAGTTGAAACTTCTTATCATCACTAAGCTGCTCGATTGGCAACCCAAGCTTATTAGCTAAAGCAGCCTGAATATCTTGCTTGTCAATCTGGTTCTTGCTCGCTTTCTTTGCCTCACTTCTTAAACGTTTTCTGGCAGCCTCGATCTTAGCCACCAAACGACCTGCCTTCTGATACTTTGAAGCAATTATAGCTGACTCCAAATCTATTTCACTAGCTATGATATCCTGTTCAATCTGATAAAGTCTTTCAGCCTTATCTGGATTGTTATATCTCCAACGAGCAAAGGTGTAATCCACTAAATCAATTGCCTTATCTGGGAAAAACTGTTCCGGTTGATAGCGCTTGGTCAACAATATTGCTTCGGCCAAAGCCTGATCAGTGATCTTTAGACCGTGAAAATCTTGATATCTATCCCTGACACCTTTGAGGATCTCCATCGTAGACTCAGAGTCTGTCTGTTCGACATCAACTGACTTAAACCTCCTGACGAGAGCTTGATCTTTCTCAATATATTTACGATATTCTTCCCTGGTTGTAGCACCAATAACCTGAATATTACCCCTGGCCAAGGCAGGTTTCAAGACATTAGCAAGATCCATTGTACCTTCACTATTGCCTGTGCCTACTATCTGGTGAACCTCATCAATAAAAAGTATTACCTGACCATCATCCTCTAGCTCTTCTAAGATCTCTTTAATTCTAGACTCAAATTCTCCACGATATTTTGTACCAGCCATCAAGCTAGATAGGTCTAACTGGTAAACCAATTTACCCCTTAATTCTACAGGAACATTTTGATCCTCTATAGCTTGTGCCAAACCCTCAATGATTGCCGTCTTACCAACACCTGGCTCACCGATCAAGATTGGGTTATTCTTGTGTCTTCTAATCAAAATAGTGATCAATTCAGCCAATTCTTTATCTCGACCAATCAAAGGGTCGAGCATCCCTTCGCTGGCCATCAACGAGAGATTTGTTGAATACTTTTCCAGCCCAATAGGAGAAGATATTTGATCACCAAATTGACTGAGCTGTTGGTCAAATATTTTGCGATTAACAATATATTGTTCTAACTCAACTACCAGATGTGAGATCTTGTATCCTAGTCTAGTCAACAATTTACAAACATCCGATGCTGGATTGCTCAATAATGAAAGCAGGATCAAGTCTGTACTAATCAATTTGAGATCAAACTTGTATGCAAGCTGATAGCTATCAACCAACGAACGCTTAGCCATCTGGGAAAATCCTTGATAATCCACAGTAGTTTGAGATGACTTACTAATCTCAGCCTTTAATAGTTCAAGGTTGACCTTGAGCATCTTGAGAAACTGTTCGGCCAGACTGTCAGATTGACTAATTAATCCATAAAGCAATTCTTCAGTACCCACTAAGCCTCTTCCCCTTTTGGCAGCATGCTTCTCGGCTACCTGAATAGCTTCAAGTGATTTGGTCGAAAATCGATCAAACGGATTGGTTTTGCTGGTCTGGATCTTCTTCATGCCTACCCAATGATGCAGCTTCTAATGCAATGGATTCTACGCTATCCTCTGTATTCACCACATCAATCTTAATGCCCAATAACTTAGCAGCCAACTTAACATTCATACCCTTTGAGCCAATGGCCAAAGAGTATTGATCATCACGCACTTTGACAGTAGCTACCTTTTGATCTGAATCCAAATCTATTGACTCTACCTCTGTCGGTTTCAAGGCGTTCTTGATAGCCTGAATCGAATCATCACTATGTTCGACTATATCAATCTTTTCATTTCCCAATTCATTGAGTACGGCTTGTACTCTGACCCCTCGTCCACCAACCAATGTACCAACAGGATCAATCCCATTGACATCAGACTTGACAGAAATCTTACTACGTATTCCAGGCTCTCGAACTATCTTAACAACTTCAACAGAACCCAATCCTATTTCTGGTACTTCGGCCTCAAATAATCCTCTGATAAAATCAGGATTTGTCCTAGATAAGACTACAGCAGGGCCACGCTTATCTTGATCTACTTCTTCGACAAGTACCTTGACTCTTAGGCCAGGATAAAGACGCTCGCCAGGTATCTGGCCTGACGGATAGATAATCCCTTGACCCTTATTGGCCAGATCTACCCTGATACCCATACTGTCACTTCTACCGATATTGACTGTGATGACTTTACCTATCTGATCGCGGTATTCATCGGCTATTTTGCTCTTTTCAGCCTCACGAATCTTTTGAAGCATCACATGCTTAGCAGTCTGAGCTGCTACTCGACCAAATTCTGCGGAATCTTCCTCCACTTCTACAAAGTCTCCAATCTTGACATTCTTATCAAGTTTTTTTGCATCTTCAAGGCTTATCTGACTATTTGGGTTATCAATCCGATCTTCTACTACCAATTTATCGGTGTAAAGCTTGAACTGACCAGTATCAGGGTGCAAAAAGACCCTGACTTCTTGATCTTGATTTTCACCATCAGGATCATTCAAAAAATCACGGCGATAAGCGGCTATCAAAGCTTCTTGAATACCGTCAAGCAAAACCTGCTTAGGAATATTCTTTTCATCACAGATTTGTTCTAATGCGGATATAAATTGTGTATTCATATTATCAATTATACCGAACTAAGCCAATGATTACTAGGGCAAATATCCTTAACTACTGATATCCAGATAGTGAGTTATCTCTGGCCAACCAATCTCACCCACTACTGTCACCAGATCGATCCTTAGCAAGCAATCACTGTACTCTTGATGGTTTTTCAACCAAGTCAACCCACCCGTCTTGATTTGATGGAGTTTTCTCTTGTTGATTAGCTTGCTTGGTTCAGCATCGATTGGATGCTTACGATACTTGACCTCGACAAAACAAAGGCACCGAGCTTTGAAGGCAATGATATCCAGCTCAAAATACTTCTTGCCATAATTTCTCGCTAGCAATTTATAACCCTTGCTGGTCAAATACTTCGCTACCCAATCTTCGGCCAAACTTCCTAGCCTGAGATTGTTCATTGAGATTATCCTACTACAAAATAGCCCTAATACAAAGATTGATTTTACTATTTACGAAAGCTAGAACTATTCTAGGCTTATCTTAATCTGCCAGTTTTTGTATAGCCTCATAATTTAAGGCTACTTGATCCTGACCAATGGGTTTGATAAATATACATCTTTGCTCGTAAGTACAAAAATAGGCAGGCTATTTCCTATTGAGTCCAGTAATTCAATACAAACACTAAATCAACACCAGCCCAACGTCAAAACTCTCAGTAAAATACTATTCAGCCTTAGCTTCGGGGTTAGCTTCTGGCTTTGCATCAATACTAGACTTATTTACCTCAGCTACTACTTCGGCTTTGTTTTCTGCTTTTTTGGCTTCTGCCTCTGCCTTCTTAGCATCAGCTTTAGCTAATTTTTCTGCCTCTTTTGCGGCTAATTGTTCTAGCTCAGCTTGACCAAAATCTGCATACTTATTAACCAATTCTTTATCAAATTTTACTTCCCTTAATCGAGTAGCCTTACCCCTTAACTCGCGCATATAACTAATAAACTTCCTACGTACCTTGGATCGCTTGAGCACTTCTAGCTTAACTAAACTGGGAGAATTGAGTAACCAAGATTTTTCTACGCCAATCCCCCCAGAGAGCTTACGGACAAAAACTCTAGCCATCATAGTATTTGGCTTGGTTACCTTGATCACTACTCCCTCGAAGACTTGGATGCGAGACTTCTCCCCTTCAGTAATCTTTTGATGGACTCTAACACTATCACCAGTACGCAATTCCGGTACTTGATGACGTTTATGCTTGCTAACAACTTGTTCTAATATTTGATCGGACATAACGGTAATTGTACCAGAAAAAATCCTATGAGACAAGTTTTAAATAGCGAGCAACTGCCAACCAAGAGGAAATAATACCAATCGTTATTCCTAGTCCAAACTGAGCTAATACTATATAGAGCTGATTCTGATCAATACTCTGCTGGATAAAATCAGCCCCTCCTTCTAGACTGTTAACCAATCCAGGCTCAACAGCCCGAAAAACAAAGTATGAAACCAGCATTGAGATTGTAGCCCCAATCAATCCATACAAAGCCCCCTCGACCAGAAATGGACCTCGGATAAACCAATTAGTCGCTCCGACCAACTGCATAATTTCAACCTCACCTCTTCTGGAAAAAATTGCCATCCTGACTGTATTAAATATAATCAGCAATGAAATCACCAAAAATACTATGCTAATAATTGTTCCAGTCCTACCAAGATTCTTGACAAAATTTAATAATCGATTGGTGGCAGAAAGTCTCTCGCTAAATTTCTCTTGCCTTTCGATGATATCTTGATACTTATCTTGACTAATCACACCAGATACAGCCTCAATCTCTCCAGCCTGACTAGCCTTGATCTCCAAGGATGCCGGAAAAGGATTGCCGACATCGCTATCTTCAAGCAAACTGGTCGTCTCCTGATCACCAGAAGCTTTAAACTCTTGATATGCCTGGTCTTTGGAGGTATATTCTACAGTCTCGACCTCATCAAGTGCCTCCAGATCTTGCTCTAGTTCTTTAACAATCTCACGTGGCGCCGAATCAGTCAGGTAGATACTGACATCAGCTTTTTGTCTGAACTGGATAGTTTGCTGATTGAGCAAAGCTTGAGCAAAAATAAAAAAACTAACCACCAAGATAGTAACCAGCATCACTGCTGTAGCGGCTATCGACAGCCAAGAATTACGAAAAAAGTTTTTAAGACCCTGCCTGATGATCCGATAAAATGTAATCATAAACTAAATCTCCCAACCTTTTCGTCTTTGACTATCCTGCCACGATTAATAGTAATCACCCGCTTCTTGAGAGAATTAACTATCTCTTTGTTGTGAGTAGTCAAAAGCACTGTTGTACCAAATCGATTAATCTTGAGCAGTAGCTCAATAATATCCCAAGCAGTCTTAGGGTCAAGGTTACCAGTCGGCTCATCAGCAATTAAGATTTTTGGATTACGAATCAAAGCCCTAGCTATTGCAGTCCGTTGTTTCTCACCACCAGATATTTCGTGGGGATAACTCTTGACCTTGCCACTTAGACCCACTAGATGCAAGATCTTTGGTACTGCGCGTTTAATATCTTTGGTCTTAACCCCAGCTACCTCTAGGGCAAAAGCGACATTTTCATAGACATTGAGATTTGGTAATAATTTAAAATCCTGAAATACTACGCCAATCCTTCTCCGAAGTATTGGGATATCTTGACGAGTCAAAGTATCATAGTCTGTACCATCAACAATGATTTTACCACTGACCGAATCTGCTTCTTTGATCAGAAGTTTGATTAATGAAGACTTACCAGCGCCACTAGGCCCCACAATACTAACAAATTCCTTAGCGGTAATATGCAAGTTCACACCAGACAGAGCCACTGTCTTATTCGAATACATTACCGAAACTCTATCGAGTAAAATCATCAAACAAGCTAATTAACGGCAATGATCTCGTAGATTATAGTTCCTACAGGTATCTCTATTTCCACCTTTTCACCAGATCTTCTTCCTATCAGGCTACTCCCGACAGGAGACTCATTGGAGAGCTTACCCTCCAACGGATTAGCCTCAGTAGATCCAACGATACGATACTGCTTCTGCTCCCCATTGACAATAACCTTCACTACGCTCCCGATTTCCACTTCTTCACTATGATGATTACTGACAATCTCAACTCGCTTGAGCATAGACTCAATCTCTTCAATCCTACCCTCCATAAATGCCTGCTCTTCTCTAGCTTCATCATAGCTGGCATTTTCACTTAAGTCCCCATAGTCTTTTGCTTCTTTTATCTTGTTGGCAATCTCTGGACGCTTAGCCTTGAGATCGGCTAATTCTTTTTCCAGGTCAACTAAGCCTTGCTTGGTCAATAATACTTTGTCATCTTTTTTTATAGTCATTGATTCCTTCCTACTGTATAATTAATGCTAGATTATCTTAGCATAGACAGCCTAAGCTGTCTATGCATCTAGTGTCAGCAATCTCGAAAACAATAGTAGCATCTAGATCAAGCAAACGATAGGGGGAAGACATCACAATCAATCACATCAAACAAAGGTATCCGGAGTACCAATTCCGCAAGAGAATGTACTATGGATTCGATAGTAATAGTAAACAGATCTATTATATTGCTGATTCTAGTGATTATCCATCCAGCCCCTTGCTATTGATCCATGAATTGGCACATGCCGAACTAGGCCATATTGACTACCAATCTGACCTGGAGCTAGTTCTAATTGAAATTAAGGCTTGGGACAAAGCATTAATTATCTGCCAGGAGCTTAGTATTGATTATGATCAAACGTTAAGAGATAGCTGTATAAAAACTTATTTAGACTGGTATAAAGCTAGAGGAACCTGCCCGAATTGCCATACATTAAATATTAATAGGCAAAACAACTATCAATGCTATAACTGTCTAAGTAGCTGGAGAGTGTCTGATAGCCTACATCCTGAGCCACGAAAATATAATCTCAGCTTCTAGTTAGCTAGAGTATCTTTTGCCTTACCCCTACGAGAGATCTTGCCACCCTTGCGTCCAGCCAAGGAAGCTAGCTTGGGGTTGGCAGCAAAACCTCCACCTCGAGATTTTTTGCCACCTGCTTGACCTATTACGGCGTAGAAATTCTTGCCGTATTTTTTACGATTTGTTGATGCAGCCTTATGACCACCTACTTTGGTACCCGACATGGAGACCCCCTTTCAAGTTAGTTTATTACTTGAACTGCCCTCCGCAAGTTTTCACTTCAGTTATTACGCTTATACTTTAGCTTATATTTATAGTTTTGTCAAGTCCAAATACCCAACATTATTGCTACGGGCAGATAATTTAATCTCCTACCTAGAGTCCCAGAAATTTTTCTTGCGTTGTAACAAAATCAGGATCTAGTCCATAGTTAAGCTGAGTTGATAAATATTTTAGTCTGGCATTTTCTATAATTCTCAAAGCCCTAGGTATAAAAATACCCCTATTATTAATTCCTAAAAGGTTTAATGCTCCATAAAAATACAAAATATCTTGCTCTCGAGCATCAACCTGCCAAGATCTAAAATTGTCTACACCAATT from Candidatus Saccharibacteria bacterium harbors:
- a CDS encoding D-alanine--D-alanine ligase is translated as MNILLLYGGRSSEHEVSISSATNFLKGLKQNQYDTYLVKILQDNTWIYQDDQSKPLEHTNPKGIQVCLAPIGNKVWLIEIQSGKKIFEVNLVAPIMHGQTAEDGAIQGLCEFYDIAYIGPGILASATSFNKLVTKELVSKTYVNQAKYLALTRLNQISELDIVNDLGLPAFIKPASLGSSVGVSKVTDKAGLSQAIKTALSYDNQVLIEEAIDGREVECAILGNSDPIASPTASIITKNFYDYQTKYHGSNPPNIELPSEIDPEIEARIKSQAIEIFRVLGCKGMSRVDFFLTKNNQIIFNEINTIPGFTQYSMYPKMIELLGIDIGQLTKRLVELALTAKLQRQSLSL
- a CDS encoding UDP-N-acetylmuramoyl-tripeptide--D-alanyl-D-alanine ligase; the encoded protein is MRKIFAKFVQSYLEMMVRWMLVIHKPKVIAITGSIGKTTTRSMIDQLLNGKVQYNRGKSGYNTEIGLPMVIFEQSIPSDLSSIVQWSKILLRVTWLALKYPYDYLLLEMGADKPGDITHFLSYIKPDIAIITGIGAAHTEGFGSIQAVLTEKWKLAQVARQAVIYSQDFDLISQEAKSLKGNRLSYSAVGQEADYCLEFVNLLSQGLAGRLRTPNRDLEFASQLISRVQLAAGLAGLATLDSLGIEWSVEDYNKLQAVAGRSRLLISDNQVRIIDDSYNASAVSILAGLDTLVELAGDGRKVFVFGQMNELGRLTSQEHIRVAKQANHLVDKVYGLGPEVEKLARYFDQADFEYYSDPYTLGKVLARELKSGDTVLVKGSQNQVYSEEVIATIAPELRDQLVRQSKDWRDKKERNFKL
- the radA gene encoding DNA repair protein RadA, whose product is MEYICQNCQAKSSRWSGKCLQCGSWDSLKQVSNQIKGGVHSQALELIPYQEIKHTTNTRLSTGIKSLDQVFGGGIVPGSISLLSGQPGIGKSTLLGQLALNLSAQSKLIYLSGEESKTQLGMRLQRLTTDGIGDQLMITTDTRIENLIGHLADGQTDLVIIDSVQTIRSGQVDTVAGSVSQITTVTNLLVEAAKLTNTAIILVGQVTKGGDIAGPKLLEHMVDTVLHLDGDRNSELKILMASKNRFGNNQSLAIFAMGERGMEEVSNPSERLLEFRQDQSGSVVYPALEGNRSILIEVQALINKTNFGYPKRTSVGFDLNRLQMLIAVLSKRAKLKLDQYDVYVNLVGGIKVDDPGIDLAVAAAIISIYFDQKLGSDLVVFGEVGLSGEIRPVRGSNLRLEEAKKMGLKRTIMSGNSKQAIKRIEDLLELIKK
- a CDS encoding ATP-dependent Clp protease ATP-binding subunit, producing MKKIQTSKTNPFDRFSTKSLEAIQVAEKHAAKRGRGLVGTEELLYGLISQSDSLAEQFLKMLKVNLELLKAEISKSSQTTVDYQGFSQMAKRSLVDSYQLAYKFDLKLISTDLILLSLLSNPASDVCKLLTRLGYKISHLVVELEQYIVNRKIFDQQLSQFGDQISSPIGLEKYSTNLSLMASEGMLDPLIGRDKELAELITILIRRHKNNPILIGEPGVGKTAIIEGLAQAIEDQNVPVELRGKLVYQLDLSSLMAGTKYRGEFESRIKEILEELEDDGQVILFIDEVHQIVGTGNSEGTMDLANVLKPALARGNIQVIGATTREEYRKYIEKDQALVRRFKSVDVEQTDSESTMEILKGVRDRYQDFHGLKITDQALAEAILLTKRYQPEQFFPDKAIDLVDYTFARWRYNNPDKAERLYQIEQDIIASEIDLESAIIASKYQKAGRLVAKIEAARKRLRSEAKKASKNQIDKQDIQAALANKLGLPIEQLSDDKKFQLIDLEQRLANQVVGQPGVISAVSSALKRGQVGLTIEDRPLASLLFLGPTGVGKTELAKVIANELYGSRDAMIRVDMSEFSEKHHGAKLTGAPPGYVGYQDQIGFLEKVRRKPYSLILFDEIEKANPAIFNLLLQILDNGILTDSSSREINFRNTTIIMTANIGAEYFGKSSSLGFAGSIEDQEASIPSKVRDSLEDTFRPEFLNRIDYILGFSHLTKEASKLILDQKLIRLANRARSKSVSLTYSPRLKNHLLETGFSTRYGARSIDRILQDQLESVLADNLLLAQVPGKIRLDYQDGKVVTR
- the nusA gene encoding transcription termination/antitermination protein NusA codes for the protein MNTQFISALEQICDEKNIPKQVLLDGIQEALIAAYRRDFLNDPDGENQDQEVRVFLHPDTGQFKLYTDKLVVEDRIDNPNSQISLEDAKKLDKNVKIGDFVEVEEDSAEFGRVAAQTAKHVMLQKIREAEKSKIADEYRDQIGKVITVNIGRSDSMGIRVDLANKGQGIIYPSGQIPGERLYPGLRVKVLVEEVDQDKRGPAVVLSRTNPDFIRGLFEAEVPEIGLGSVEVVKIVREPGIRSKISVKSDVNGIDPVGTLVGGRGVRVQAVLNELGNEKIDIVEHSDDSIQAIKNALKPTEVESIDLDSDQKVATVKVRDDQYSLAIGSKGMNVKLAAKLLGIKIDVVNTEDSVESIALEAASLGRHEEDPDQQNQSV
- a CDS encoding YraN family protein, with amino-acid sequence MNNLRLGSLAEDWVAKYLTSKGYKLLARNYGKKYFELDIIAFKARCLCFVEVKYRKHPIDAEPSKLINKRKLHQIKTGGLTWLKNHQEYSDCLLRIDLVTVVGEIGWPEITHYLDISS
- the rplS gene encoding 50S ribosomal protein L19 is translated as MSDQILEQVVSKHKRHQVPELRTGDSVRVHQKITEGEKSRIQVFEGVVIKVTKPNTMMARVFVRKLSGGIGVEKSWLLNSPSLVKLEVLKRSKVRRKFISYMRELRGKATRLREVKFDKELVNKYADFGQAELEQLAAKEAEKLAKADAKKAEAEAKKAENKAEVVAEVNKSSIDAKPEANPEAKAE
- a CDS encoding ABC transporter permease — protein: MITFYRIIRQGLKNFFRNSWLSIAATAVMLVTILVVSFFIFAQALLNQQTIQFRQKADVSIYLTDSAPREIVKELEQDLEALDEVETVEYTSKDQAYQEFKASGDQETTSLLEDSDVGNPFPASLEIKASQAGEIEAVSGVISQDKYQDIIERQEKFSERLSATNRLLNFVKNLGRTGTIISIVFLVISLLIIFNTVRMAIFSRRGEVEIMQLVGATNWFIRGPFLVEGALYGLIGATISMLVSYFVFRAVEPGLVNSLEGGADFIQQSIDQNQLYIVLAQFGLGITIGIISSWLAVARYLKLVS
- the ftsE gene encoding cell division ATP-binding protein FtsE — protein: MILLDRVSVMYSNKTVALSGVNLHITAKEFVSIVGPSGAGKSSLIKLLIKEADSVSGKIIVDGTDYDTLTRQDIPILRRRIGVVFQDFKLLPNLNVYENVAFALEVAGVKTKDIKRAVPKILHLVGLSGKVKSYPHEISGGEKQRTAIARALIRNPKILIADEPTGNLDPKTAWDIIELLLKINRFGTTVLLTTHNKEIVNSLKKRVITINRGRIVKDEKVGRFSL
- the greA gene encoding transcription elongation factor GreA; translated protein: MKKDDKVLLTKQGLVDLEKELADLKAKRPEIANKIKEAKDYGDLSENASYDEAREEQAFMEGRIEEIESMLKRVEIVSNHHSEEVEIGSVVKVIVNGEQKQYRIVGSTEANPLEGKLSNESPVGSSLIGRRSGEKVEIEIPVGTIIYEIIAVN